Proteins encoded in a region of the Streptomyces sp. NBC_00310 genome:
- a CDS encoding LpqB family beta-propeller domain-containing protein: MGADRAKRGRRRPVRATACVGIGAVLLAGCASMPDNGDMRDVESTPRQDAKVRVFALPPAEDAEPREIVQGFLEALTSDDLNYETARKYLTGDALKNWEPGESTTVLAEAPTPYTQVTGDGPEADEYRYVLSGDKVALVDGQHAYAPTGGEYRRTVHLTRVKDTRQWRIDALPPGVVLGRSDFERNYKSINKYYFTSAAQSGEPGTVADPVYVRSQVDPVTQVVRDLLKGPTSWLNPVARTSFPSGTALRKGTRALTPDDQNRLVVPLNKKADRVSDSRCKEMAAQLLFTLQDYMPTGVDEVELQGSTGAQLCELVEGQAGIVASHGFGKRAVYEYFIDGDHKLVRLSERDAVTTPTAVPGALGEGQEQLRSAAVSRGEDRAAGVSADGSELYVTPLTAGGALGDPALRSSGATAKDRLTTPSWDGRGDLWVADRNPKNPRLLVLADGMGEPLEVRTPRLEGRIEAVRVAADGVRVALILENEGKRALYIGRIERDADAESTTVSIVELRSVTPDLEDVTAMSWAGDSQLVVVGREQGGVQQMRYVRVDGSPTPGSGPSALTGVEEIAASEDESQPLVAHSADGIVRLSPGEQWQTVVKEGSAPVYPG; encoded by the coding sequence GTGGGCGCTGACCGCGCGAAACGCGGCCGCAGGCGTCCGGTGCGGGCGACGGCCTGTGTCGGCATCGGTGCCGTACTGCTGGCGGGGTGCGCCTCGATGCCGGACAACGGTGACATGCGTGATGTCGAGTCCACGCCGAGGCAGGACGCCAAGGTGCGGGTCTTCGCGCTGCCGCCCGCGGAGGACGCCGAGCCGCGGGAGATCGTGCAGGGCTTCCTGGAGGCCCTGACCAGTGACGACCTGAACTACGAGACGGCTCGCAAATACCTGACCGGTGACGCGCTCAAGAACTGGGAGCCGGGCGAGTCGACCACGGTCCTCGCCGAGGCGCCCACCCCGTACACCCAGGTCACGGGGGACGGGCCGGAGGCCGACGAATACCGGTACGTGCTGTCCGGCGACAAGGTCGCCCTGGTGGACGGGCAGCACGCGTACGCGCCCACCGGCGGCGAGTACCGCCGGACCGTGCACCTCACGCGCGTGAAGGACACCCGGCAGTGGCGCATCGACGCGCTGCCGCCGGGAGTGGTGCTCGGCAGGTCCGACTTCGAGCGCAACTACAAGTCCATCAACAAGTACTACTTCACCTCCGCCGCGCAGTCCGGTGAGCCGGGGACGGTCGCCGACCCGGTCTACGTGCGCAGCCAGGTCGATCCGGTGACCCAGGTGGTCCGGGACCTCCTGAAGGGCCCCACCAGCTGGCTCAACCCGGTCGCGAGGACGAGCTTCCCCTCCGGTACGGCCCTGCGGAAGGGCACCCGGGCGCTGACCCCCGACGACCAGAACAGGCTGGTCGTGCCGCTGAACAAGAAGGCCGACCGCGTCTCGGACAGCAGATGCAAGGAGATGGCCGCCCAACTCCTCTTCACCCTCCAGGACTACATGCCCACGGGTGTCGACGAGGTGGAGCTGCAGGGATCGACCGGCGCGCAGCTGTGCGAGCTCGTTGAGGGCCAGGCCGGCATCGTCGCCTCGCACGGCTTCGGCAAGAGAGCGGTGTACGAGTACTTCATCGACGGCGACCACAAGCTCGTACGGCTGTCCGAGCGGGACGCGGTGACCACGCCGACGGCCGTTCCCGGCGCGCTCGGTGAGGGCCAGGAACAGCTGCGGTCGGCTGCCGTGTCGCGTGGTGAGGACCGGGCGGCCGGTGTGTCGGCCGACGGGAGCGAGCTCTACGTGACGCCGCTGACGGCCGGTGGCGCGCTCGGCGATCCTGCGCTGCGCAGTTCCGGTGCGACCGCGAAGGATCGGCTGACGACGCCCAGTTGGGACGGGCGGGGCGACCTGTGGGTGGCCGACCGGAACCCCAAGAACCCCCGGCTGCTGGTCCTGGCGGACGGCATGGGTGAGCCGCTGGAGGTCAGGACGCCCCGCCTCGAGGGACGCATCGAGGCGGTGCGGGTGGCCGCCGACGGGGTGCGGGTCGCGCTGATCCTGGAGAACGAGGGCAAGCGGGCGCTGTACATCGGGCGCATCGAGCGGGACGCCGACGCGGAGAGCACCACCGTCTCGATCGTCGAGCTGCGGTCAGTGACACCGGACCTGGAGGACGTCACCGCCATGTCGTGGGCGGGCGACAGCCAACTCGTGGTCGTGGGGCGTGAACAGGGTGGCGTGCAGCAGATGCGGTACGTCCGGGTCGACGGCTCCCCGACGCCGGGCTCCGGGCCCTCCGCGCTCACCGGTGTGGAGGAGATCGCCGCGTCCGAGGACGAGAGCCAGCCGCTCGTCGCGCACTCGGCCGATGGGATCGTCAGGCTGTCCCCGGGGGAGCAGTGGCAGACGGTGGTCAAGGAAGGGTCG
- the mtrB gene encoding MtrAB system histidine kinase MtrB encodes MSGDSAASAPGQPGTRAERPVGRKSSGSRWGRLLEGGLLQGGVQGSPVLRLFMRWVRRPLLPVMRLWRRNIQLRIVVTTLLMSLSVVLLLGFVVIGQVRNGLLDAKVKASQSQATGGFTVAEQKADSEASAAGNESAEPDGDRVQNVSEWMTNLVSSLSSGGQGAFDVVTLSPASADGGLGPRVSGGVQWDLSVPVELRERVDDGTSAVQSYTRIYYDNGQDPQPALIIGKQVSDPNSKSYQLYYLFPLTQEEKSLSLVKGTLATAGLFVVVLLGAIAWLVVRQVVTPVRMAAGIAERLSAGRLQERMKVSGEDDIARLGEAFNKMAQNLQLKIQQLEDLSRMQRRFVSDVSHELRTPLTTVRMAADVIHDARVDFDPVTARSAELLADQLDRFESLLADLLEISRFDAGAAALEAEPIDLRAVVRKVVSGAEPLAERKGTRIRVLGDQQPVVAEADARRVERVLRNLVVNAVEHGEGKDVVVKLAAAGGAVAVAVRDYGVGLKPGEATRVFSRFWRADPARARTTGGTGLGLSIALEDARLHGGWLQAWGEPGGGSQFRLTLPRTADEPLRGSPIPLEPRDSRRHRGLDDAGLPLGGGGKLATVPVQAGEHGAARTAIGPRPGAGQAPTADPTALPGNGARVVPRPGLPPSTPPPAASARPEDGAGRAEERAASDAERQHEQGEAFRGR; translated from the coding sequence ATGTCCGGTGACAGTGCCGCTTCGGCGCCCGGCCAGCCGGGGACCCGCGCGGAGCGGCCTGTCGGCCGGAAGTCGTCGGGATCCCGCTGGGGGCGTCTCCTGGAGGGCGGGTTGCTGCAGGGCGGAGTCCAGGGCAGCCCGGTCCTGAGGCTGTTCATGCGCTGGGTGCGCCGCCCGCTGCTGCCCGTGATGCGGCTGTGGCGGCGCAACATCCAGCTCAGGATCGTCGTGACGACCTTGCTGATGTCCCTCAGCGTCGTGCTGCTGCTGGGCTTCGTCGTCATCGGGCAGGTCCGTAACGGACTGCTGGACGCCAAGGTCAAGGCCTCGCAGAGCCAGGCCACCGGAGGTTTCACGGTCGCCGAGCAGAAGGCGGACAGCGAGGCGAGCGCGGCCGGGAACGAGAGCGCGGAGCCGGACGGCGACCGCGTGCAGAACGTCAGCGAGTGGATGACCAACCTGGTGAGTTCGCTCTCCAGCGGAGGCCAGGGCGCGTTCGACGTCGTGACGCTCAGCCCCGCCTCCGCCGACGGCGGCCTCGGACCCCGGGTCTCCGGGGGCGTGCAATGGGACCTCAGTGTGCCTGTGGAGCTGCGTGAGCGGGTCGACGACGGCACCAGTGCGGTTCAGAGCTACACACGGATCTACTACGACAACGGCCAGGATCCCCAGCCGGCCCTGATCATCGGCAAGCAGGTCAGCGACCCCAACAGCAAGTCGTACCAGCTGTACTACCTCTTCCCGCTCACCCAGGAGGAGAAGTCCCTGAGCCTGGTCAAGGGGACGCTGGCGACGGCCGGGCTGTTCGTCGTCGTCCTGCTCGGGGCCATCGCCTGGCTCGTGGTGCGGCAGGTCGTGACGCCGGTGCGGATGGCGGCCGGGATCGCCGAGCGGCTGTCCGCCGGGCGGCTGCAGGAACGGATGAAGGTCAGCGGTGAGGACGACATCGCACGGCTCGGCGAGGCCTTCAACAAGATGGCGCAGAACCTCCAGCTGAAGATCCAGCAGTTGGAGGACCTGTCGCGGATGCAGCGGAGGTTCGTCTCCGACGTGTCGCACGAGCTGCGTACGCCGCTGACGACCGTACGGATGGCGGCGGACGTCATCCATGACGCGCGCGTGGACTTCGACCCGGTGACCGCGCGGTCGGCCGAGCTGCTCGCCGATCAGCTGGACCGGTTCGAGTCGCTGCTCGCGGACCTGCTGGAGATCAGCCGGTTCGACGCGGGCGCGGCGGCCCTGGAGGCCGAGCCGATAGACCTGCGGGCGGTCGTACGGAAGGTCGTCAGCGGGGCCGAGCCGCTCGCCGAGCGCAAGGGGACGCGGATACGGGTGCTCGGGGACCAGCAGCCCGTCGTGGCCGAGGCAGACGCCCGGCGAGTGGAGCGGGTGCTGCGCAACCTGGTGGTCAACGCCGTGGAGCACGGTGAGGGCAAGGACGTCGTGGTCAAGCTCGCGGCGGCGGGCGGCGCGGTCGCGGTCGCGGTGCGGGACTACGGGGTGGGACTCAAGCCGGGCGAGGCGACCCGGGTCTTCAGCCGTTTCTGGCGGGCGGATCCGGCACGCGCGCGTACGACCGGCGGTACGGGACTGGGGCTGTCCATCGCCCTGGAGGACGCCCGGCTGCACGGGGGCTGGCTGCAGGCGTGGGGCGAGCCGGGCGGCGGCTCGCAGTTCCGGCTCACCCTGCCGAGGACGGCGGACGAGCCGCTGCGGGGCTCCCCGATACCCCTGGAGCCAAGGGACTCCCGGCGCCATCGTGGCCTCGACGACGCCGGTCTGCCGCTCGGCGGTGGTGGCAAGCTCGCCACGGTGCCGGTCCAGGCCGGTGAGCACGGTGCCGCGAGGACGGCCATAGGGCCCCGGCCGGGCGCCGGACAGGCTCCGACGGCCGATCCGACGGCGCTGCCGGGCAACGGCGCGCGCGTGGTGCCCCGGCCCGGATTGCCGCCCTCGACGCCGCCCCCGGCAGCGTCCGCGCGGCCCGAGGACGGCGCGGGGCGCGCCGAGGAGAGGGCCGCGAGCGATGCGGAGCGGCAGCACGAGCAGGGGGAGGCATTCCGTGGGCGCTGA
- the mtrA gene encoding two-component system response regulator MtrA, which translates to MMAFMKGRVLVVDDDTALAEMLGIVLRGEGFEPSFVADGDKALAAFREAKPDLVLLDLMLPGRDGIEVCRLIRAESGVPIVMLTAKSDTVDVVVGLESGADDYIVKPFKPKELVARIRARLRRSEEPAPEQLAIGDLVIDVAGHSVKREGQSIALTPLEFDLLVALARKPWQVFTREVLLEQVWGYRHAADTRLVNVHVQRLRSKVEKDPERPEIVVTVRGVGYKAGPS; encoded by the coding sequence ATGATGGCATTCATGAAGGGACGAGTCCTTGTCGTCGACGACGACACCGCACTGGCCGAGATGCTCGGCATTGTGTTGCGTGGTGAAGGTTTTGAGCCGTCTTTCGTAGCCGACGGCGACAAGGCGCTGGCCGCGTTCCGTGAGGCCAAACCGGATCTGGTGCTGCTGGATCTGATGCTGCCGGGCCGGGACGGGATCGAGGTGTGCCGCCTGATCAGGGCGGAGTCCGGGGTGCCGATCGTGATGCTCACGGCCAAGAGCGACACCGTCGATGTGGTGGTCGGCCTGGAGTCGGGCGCGGACGACTACATCGTGAAGCCGTTCAAGCCGAAGGAGCTGGTGGCCCGGATCCGGGCGCGGCTGCGGCGGTCGGAGGAGCCGGCGCCGGAGCAGCTCGCCATAGGTGACCTGGTCATCGATGTGGCCGGGCACTCGGTGAAGCGGGAGGGGCAGTCGATCGCCCTGACGCCGCTGGAGTTCGATCTGCTGGTCGCGCTGGCGCGGAAGCCATGGCAGGTGTTCACTCGTGAGGTCCTGCTGGAGCAGGTCTGGGGGTACCGCCACGCGGCGGACACCCGTCTGGTGAACGTGCATGTGCAGCGGCTGCGTTCCAAGGTCGAGAAGGACCCGGAGCGGCCGGAGATCGTGGTGACCGTCCGTGGTGTCGGATACAAGGCAGGGCCCAGCTGA